The following are encoded in a window of Gasterosteus aculeatus chromosome 5, fGasAcu3.hap1.1, whole genome shotgun sequence genomic DNA:
- the LOC120819190 gene encoding regulator of G-protein signaling 9 isoform X3 encodes MIFTQQAIMRPRVKSSVSISALVKHCSTYKSHDPFLAKCLPSNPWVTDDVTYWTLNMPNVEIPTKMRVERWTFSFKELLSDPRGRDDFRLFLKKEFSGENLAFWEGCEDLKWGQASTMREKAEHIYKTFLARGAPRWINIDGKTMEITVKGLKHPHRYVLDPAQTHIYMLMKKDSYGRYQKSPVFKETVKKAICPEEHQFSETQLGHNAKKRRPSLSPIILRQLEQEQKAKMAANVDITQLCRFTTPVSHLAVYSGLTDFPTADASPPLPFPPHTPSCPSPISVALESTSASERRAEASEGEGEGPPGAQAPAAGNATTSRVALSLRRLLKRGCAPASMFASWSPKCHSATGTSGRIQPIGPDRPGQAPPRRIGNFFQIKVDIPPECRIYPIESEDEDSRAVSRGGEGAKEIICPWESLTPQNGAG; translated from the exons ATGATCTTTACCCAGCAGGCCATCATGAGGCCCAGAGTGAAGTCATCGGTGTCCATTAGCGC GTTGGTGAAGCACTGCTCCACCTATAAAAGCCACGACCCTTTCCTCGCCAAGTGTCTCCCCAGCAACCCCTGGGTCACCGACGACGTCACGTACTGGACCTTGAACATGCCCAA TGTTGAAATACCGACTAAAATGCGCGTGGAGAGGTGGACTTTCAGCTTCAAAGAGCTGCTCTCGGACCCTCGAGGACGAGATGATTTCAGACTCTTCCTGAAGAAAGAATTCAGCG GTGAGAACTTGGCATTCTGGGAGGGTTGTGAAGATCTGAAGTGGGGCCAAGCTTCGACGatgagagagaaagcagagcaTATCTACAA GACATTTCTGGCGCGCGGCGCACCGCGGTGGATCAACATCGACGGAAAGACAATGGAAATCACCGTGAAGGGCCTGAAACACCCACACAGATACGTCCTGGACCCAGCCCAAACCCACATCTACATGCTCATGAAGAAG GACTCGTACGGACGGTACCAGAAATCTCCGGTGTTTAAGGAAACGGTGAAGAAGGCCATCTGTCCTGAGGAGCACCAATTCAG TGAGACCCAGTTGGGGCACAATGCCAAGAAGCGACGGCCCAGTCTCAGCCCCATCATCCTCCGGCAGCTGGAGCAGGAGCAGAAGGCCAAGATGGCCGCCAATGTTGACATCACGCAG CTGTGCCGCTTCACCACCCCCGTCTCCCACCTGGCCGTCTACTCTGGCCTCACCGACTTCCCCACCGCCGACgcctcaccccctctccccttcccgcCCCACACGCCTTCTTGTCCGTCCCCCATCAGCGTGGCGTTGGAGAGCACCTCGGCCTCCGAGCGGCGGGCGGAGGCCAGTGAAGGGGAAGGCGAGGGGCCCCCCGGGGCCCAGGCGCCGGCCGCCGGAAACGCGACCACGTCTCGCGTGGCTCTGTCCCTTCGCCGCCTGCTGAAGCGCGGCTGCGCCCCGGCCTCCATGTTCGCCAGCTGGTCGCCCAAATGCCACTCGGCCACCGGGACGAGCGGCCGCATTCAGCCGATCGGCCCCGATCGACCCGGTCAGGCTCCGCCCAGGCGGATTGGCAA TTTTTTCCAGATTAAAGTGGATATTCCCCCAGAGTGCCGAATCTACCCCATAGAGTCCgaggacgaggacagcaggGCCGTCTCTCGTGGAGGGGAGGGCGCCAAAGAGATCATCTGTCCCTGGGAGAGTCTCACTCCACAGAACGGGGCGGGCTAA